Part of the Hylaeus volcanicus isolate JK05 unplaced genomic scaffold, UHH_iyHylVolc1.0_haploid 12126, whole genome shotgun sequence genome, aATCACACTGATGCTTGTTTTTTCgtatagattttttttcttttgcattattttttattcttatgaATTGTTACAACAAGTTAAATCTATCCGTTTAAAAACATGTAAAGATTacgaaaatttacaataaaaattcattcttgtCAAGTACAGAGAGATTCGGAAACGTTTTTATGCGAAGCAGTGGCACCTGaatctttaaaagaaaatgacgcTTGTTGGGGTGTCTGCAATGGTAAGATTAACACTTGGCATTGGTCAACGATTCTTATTGTGTCTAGATGGCACATCAAAAATGACAATTTGTGATCAGTCAGTTGCATCGTGGCGAGCAGAAGCAACACCGTCCTATGATTTTTCAACATATCCAGGAGATAAAGGGTGTAACTCAAACACCATTCGCTACTTATGTATTATGAGACCAAGATCAATACAGGTATTTTCGGATTTTGAATGAATGTGTATAATTGACCAATAAATTTAGTTGTGTTCAACTTTCCAACCGAAATCTATGAAAGACGGAGATTCTTGTTGGACCGAATGTGGTGAAATGGAGTGTTTGAGTAAATAGATTTCTTGTTAGcctttcataattaaaaaataaattctaggAAAATACTTGGTCAATGCTGATTATGATTTCGCTAAAGAAAGTAGTTCCTTCGATTTCAAAGTACGTTCACTTAtcatcatttatttcttattaacgCTGAGATTATTCCTTGTTGTTTTTAAGCTGGCAGATTGCTCATCTTATTCAACTGGGCGTCGTTATTGTCGTGCCATAAAACTTATCCCTTAGAACGGAAATTGTATGGCTTTATTTTCAACCATCGGTGTTGATGGGTTACGAAGTTAATAGTTTATTTCTCAGTTTTcttcaataacaattaaatgaCGTCTTTTGTCGTCGTGTCGACTAGTAAACACAAAAAgtcaactttttcttaaaaaataattattgcccTATTATTCAatccaaatattttcctttgttaTTAACAATTTGACATGTTTGCGAAGATGCGTTCATGAGGCTGCAGGAGAAATTTAACGAGCGGCATTATGtgtattcttaaaaatacttATAGTGTTTTATGAGCGGACTGTTTAAAAGCTCTAGTTCAATGTCTACAGCATGATTCAATAGTAAAATCAGAAAGAGTTTTAGCATacttaatacaaaaaaaacagTAAGCTTTTTGCTCACACATTCATGTAAactaagaaatattttttaataacatcgaTCAAGACGAGGGGATTTGGAGTGTTGATTTCTTGATGAGAAATTCCTTTAACCAAAAACAGTTGGTTGTGCTAGTTGATTAGCAGTGGATCATCCAGGAGTATGTCTACAAAGTATGTTGATGAGTTTCCTAAGCTCTTTTTTTAGATTTAGTACTGACAACTGTAGTGGAAAATGTGAAGAGTTCAGTTCAATTTTCCAAGCATCGCTCCAACACATTATAAATCATTCAAATCAACAGtaacagatttttttaaaaacgtaaAGAATATGTTGTTTTTGATGTAAAAGATTCACTGTTTGATCttccatttcaaataatgtgAGTTGAACTCTATCCGAGTTTATGCAgtttgtgtttaatttttacttacattTGAGTCACGAATGATCCTTTGTTATAATGTTCAAAAGAATGTGAGCGAGATGTACGACATCGAACTAGGTgctaagaaataattttttttaaaacacaatttaaaaggcttattatttttttttgtagtattaaatttgttgatttttcttttacggtAACAAAACGATATCCTACGGGTAATCCATTTATGTCTTTAAAATGTATCTTGATTAAAGATAACTAGGGAACTGAAATTCAAGAGCTGACAGTTTCTCTCCTATGGTATTATGGGTCAAGTACTAGACATATTTTCTTGTTGAAACGACTActcttttattgtttttttcaacTAATGCGTTACTTTCATATATGCATAACATGTATCGTAATGTGTAATTAAACAAGTATGAGCTCATAACTCATAGCAAAAGCGACAACTAGTCATTGATTAGCCTTCActtgtgttttaaaaagaactgCAGGCCGAGTAAATTTTTACTGTTTAGAGTAGCAACAACTCATtaggatattttatttttttaaaatttttattgaaccaCGGTTACTATTTGATTGAACTATTTCATTGCCATACTTTATACCAGCAGACTGTATCTCAACACTATTCAAGGCATCAAATTACCGCGCCAGGGAACTCGATTCATGGACGTTCAATTGCAAAATGTTGGAATTAATTACTTCTTTAAACccattcaaaaatttgtttcgtcaCAATGATAGCGTAGAATTCGGCACTTCTACGTTTAGCAtggtatttaaatgaaaagaatcaGTTTTAAAAGTGACTTTTTTTAAACCAATTCTATTTAGAAGTAAAAGTTATATGATTTTAAAACGGTGTCAGATTTAAAATTGTACTTGTACGTGGATCCCGAAAATTGTTtaccattttcttttgatGATCTTCACCAGGCAGCACAGTCAACCTATTTAAAATCTTAATATATTTGTGACTTTTTGTTGAtgtaaaatggtaaaaatttcaattaacaacCCTAAGTGTTTTACGTTTTTGATAACGCATcctttgcatttttttaagaagaaaaagacaTTTAAATCAAGCTAAGCAACactgatttttttaaaaaatttaataaacaagttgatagaaattattaagatGTTTCCAATCACACTTTCCAAAAAACAGAAGGGATTTtcggatttaaaaaaaaaattccaatttcagtaaacgaatttttattgttttgtcGTGTAGTTGaacaaacaatgaaatttttagacATACAAACTTACTAAAGAAGGTATCAATGAAATCTAACAAATAACAAACTcgtttttgttcctttttctttttttttttccttcttcaaAACACCAAAATACGATTTAATTCCTGCAGTGTGTTGCGAGCCATTGTACTAAGCACTTGTATGTAAGGAATTCCATAAAATTGAAGGTTACAGTATCGTGGTTTTgtacttttcttcttctcagTGTGGCATACATAAAAGTAGATAGGCTTTGTTTCAATGATTATCTCCCGAGCTCCACGTAAAAATTTTAGAATCAAACGACAACTTCGTTTTTAATGTcgtcaaaaataatgtactcCAGCACAAAAAAGACAGcataaaagtacaaattgagcctcttttttattttcaaaaactgggtagaaatttataaacactacaaagtaatttaatgaaaataataccaATGCTTCAACTCATCGGCTAATGTAagacatatttcttttaagtaAATACTGTTTGAAAACCCGGTTTATGTTGCGCTTATAAACAGTATCAATCGGACTTGTTAACATTATGTTACACGAGATGTTTGTCTCTAATGTTTGGCAAGAGTaggtgtttttaatttaaattatcgtAGTTGAAAAATGTGCTTCacttgtaaaatgtatttggcCGTTTAACTTGTTATCCAAAACACAGAAATTAAAAGTGGTAGTGGATAATATTGTTGTAATTTCTTCTGTTCAAAAATCTCTTAACGCTCTTGACGCTTTTTAATAAGACATATTgtagattattttaaaaaagtaaatttttaaggAACCCATTTAGCCAAATACgtttattcctttatttatatgaatcaAGTTATCCCTGGACAAGAATTATGACGTAATTTTACAAGCGAATTTAACTCCATTGTACCCaattcaaaggaaaacaaaaaacaaattaaatgtaaaaaaaaaaatttttttttcttaacatgaaaaaaaaacgacattgtccattaaaaaaattataatggtaatctgaaaataaaacattttttgtttaaataaaaaaatttatagtattttgaattttaaaagatattgtttttttttatactttaaagatatcattaattttttttttaaatataaaaaatattattatttaaatttatgaagctgtaaatattttttttaaatatgaaaatttgtacaaatttaaattcaaaaatacataattgttttaaacttaaaaaatactatgactagaaagtttaaaaaaaaggttaatattttttgcaagtatataaagtttgttttttttaaacattcaaagGATTTTTTTAGTTggtatagaaagaaaaattaaacataaagaaTGCTAATCAAAAAATATGTGGGTTGTTTTGGATTTACATGACTCTTTTTGTTCATGGTCATCAGTGCAGCCCGCTGTCACGTTTTCTATTGTTTTGCTTGTTAAACTGGAAATTGTAGCCGTGGGCTCGATAGgctcgaaagaaaataaagtatctTTGCTATGAACTGATGAAATTCTATTCAATAAAGTAATGCAAAACCTGAAATACCTTCATGTGACGTCGAGTATTCCtttgttttttgttctttttgtaTCTTGAATAAAGCAGGTCACTTTATTGTTAAAGTACAAAAGACTTACATtctctaaaatttttttaaaaattttttcccTTATTCTTACAATTTCAGATGAAGCTTTAtctaaaaacaataaaaaatttcgataTGTTATGGGAAAAAATTACctggatttaaaaaaatagaaatatagcGTTTATTTTTGGGATAATgttgtatatataaaagatcattttgtaaattaacgaTTTCTTCAGTTAAACAAAGAGCTTCACtagaagatttattttcagatgaTTCAAGAAGTTGAACAAGCCGACAGCGTTTTTGGCAAAGCTTCCgattaacttttttatattctgaaAAGTaagtttaattgaatattgttattttacaatggatttaaaattataagataAAGATTACCAAAAAATCGTATTTTCTCGttcactttaattttttctttggatTTAGTATGTTTCAATGGCTTGGATTGTTGCAGTAACTTCtcaagattttcttttctttgaagaaaatgtaagcggacattttcattaaaattttcctAATATAAtgcgtgaaatgaaaaaaaaagcatagtATCATTGATTACTATAGGACGACGTAAAAAACGATTAACGTCTCGTAAACTTTTAACAATTTGTTGatgtgttaataatttataatctacagtgaaaaatacaaaaaaaattgtgaaaattgtgaaacgtaataatttgttaaaaaaaataccataTGTTTTAACAGTGTCAATAGACATAGTTTTTGCGATCGTTTTAAAATCAATCAAGAAAGATCATTTCTATAGAAAACACTGTTAGACTGAAAGGTACAGTGGATTAGTTTTTCTCTGCATAAATGGAACCTCAAAACCTTGAGTTTTTGCGTGAGAGTTctaattttttctcaaaacctCCTGCGTTAACATTATTACATGATGATTtctactttaataaaaatatttctgcgcCACCTAATTGCGTGGAAACAAATGAACCTAACCAAGATAGTGTAACGAAAAATGAATCAGTCAACTCAACGTTCTCAGAAGTCAAAACTGAAACTGTACCgttatcgaatgaaaattctaacACAACGGAAAAGGTTGATGTTGTCagtacgaaaaaaaattccattccaTACGATGTTGAATCAGAAAATTATGTTATAGAACAagcgaaaaaagaatttaatacaattttacgcCAGATACCTATTCAGCTTTTATTTCGATCTTGTTTGTCAAGGCCTGCCATTTGTCACGAAGACGAGCTTTGGTTCCATAGACAAGAAGATGTTGTTTTATCCAATCTTGCCAAACGTCCTTGGGAAGAAAAGCCAGAACTTTCTGGTTTATATAATCTTTTGAAAAGTGTTCCTTCAACTACTAGCGTTTATTATGAGTTATGTGCAAAACGTTTAAGTCAAGGAGTAATTAAATGTCGTAATTTTGTtagcaaagaaaaagaagatcaTATGTTAGAAACACGCTCGTTATTAGAAAAACATGGTATAATGCGCGATGTGGAAGAGCTTCGAACTAGAGAGGTagtaattgaagaatttttgttttgttttgtaatgATATTTGCTTCATTTTTGTGTGTACTATGATTTTAGAATAGTCTttcaattatgaaaataaccTTAGAGTcaagaaatgtttttcttttaacaggttgagttataataaatttctttttcaaaaaatctgcAGCGATCATAACTCGTATCTAACGATCTTATTAGGAGGAAAAGTATATCCATTACCGCAGCTCGTTAAATTTCCAACACCGACGAATGTTTACCCTTCGGATTCTCGATCAATTTTTTGGAGTTGCCTAATGTTTCCATTAAATCATATGAAGTaatagttaattttttttttataaaggtttttattaatttataacataGAAAGGTTTTTGAAAAACTGCAACCACCTGTACTGTATTTGCCCTCTTACGATCAAACTGCTACGAcggatgaaattaaaaaatattgtggCTTACCCTGTTTACAATTCCCCATTGCCGTTGCTAATTATTTTGCCTTAGCTGtcgaattaaaagtaaaagtcaCAATGTCGgccttaattaaaaaaatcaccGCCAACGCTACACCTGAAACGAAATGTGTAATAACTATGGATACTATTCGAGAAGCGTATGCAATCATCACTGTATTAAATTCCTATGTCTTAATTATTTGTTcttattcgtaattttttttttcaattcagtCTTCTAGATAGCACGTTAAAAGATTTCCCGTGGGATAAACCTCACGTTATGAGAGAATGTCGTTTTCATTATAtagaacgaaatattaaacgttTAAGGCCCGAGGACACTCCTACCCCGAATGAGAAGGGTACGTGAACGTTGTACACTACAATTTCTTGTTTACTGGTGTctttcttcaatatttcttttttcgcaTTCGCTATTCTATTTAGAATCAGACATAAAAGTCACGGAAGATCTAATTAACAACACTCTATCATAGATgtgtggttttttttttcagaagaaacagaaattaattttgatatttccatttaaataaacataccaGTTTTTCTGtgtgtcatttttttttttctaatttacaaTGTGAACTCAGCAacctttaatttttgaaacatgcAACCACGACATGCACCCATGGAAGCACCGTGGTGTGCACAGTCTAGTACATAGTTTTCCTAAAAGTGTATCCTTGCGGGAGGAGCGCTGTCGTTGCACGTGACGCTTTGCGGATGCGCGATTATTGCTAGTTGAAAACTACTCCAATTCCAGTCTAAGATGCTTATTGTATTCTTAGCAATTTTTGAGGCTTCCGAgctaacaatataaaatttcactttcaatttaatcaaatttttttgtattgatGTTATTGTTGTTCTGCTAGTTTTAAGCATAGAGTTTTACACGATAATATTGAGTCGTTTAAATGTTGAGGGTAATATTCTTTCTGatggtttttctttaatgGTACTTTTGAGTAAAAGTGGtttttcgtaattaatatGGTTGATATTATTCTCATAGCTTACTTGTAAATGTTtagttcctttttcttttaattgtaatttttttgtgCTTTACGCCAACATCTAATAATGCGTgtgaatgttattttattagcactaaatatcaaattttgtttaaagtgtTGGGTGTTATTTTCGTCATTTGAATTCGAGTCATCGGGTGTGTGTTAAGAGGTTCATTGTATTTAAGTTTTCCGCATGTTTTCTTGTTTCATCCAGGTAGACGTGTTACTAGCATAAAAGTAATTAAGGCGAAGCATGCAGACCTATGTAAGGTCATAAATCGTTActgtttacaatttaaaatgatGTTCCTACTTTTATATATGAGCCTTCTATCGTTTGTTGGACTCTGAAAATGTATCaggtattaattttattttgaaaaaaccaTAAGGAATGACCAAAGTAGGcgtttatcaaaaaattcgttcaaaatggaaacgaaaaagtaCCAAAACCAAAAGAGGAAATATGAAAGCTATTACAATGCCCAATATTCCTGCTTATTTATCCAATGAGGTCATTTTAGACTCTCCGATCAACGATTTTAATCGTACGAAAACTGGAAAATGTAACGGACCGCCTTTTTCGCAATTGGTCaaatcaaaaacaaaaaaaccttttgtgagcttttttcaacaaattttttctataaaaaaatcttctaatttatcaaattcttttttttgtgatGAAGAAGGCAATTCTTATGCTAATAGTGAAAAACCAAATTTCAGTGATTATGGTCTTTTAttccttgaaaaattaaattgcgtTCAAAGAGTCATTACAGGCTATGgatcatattttttctttcatttgttatATATTGTTACCGTTGTAATTACTTCAGCaggaatcattttttttgttgaaggATCACGTATACCATACATTGACACTCTTTTTACGACAGCTTCCGCTTGTTCCATGACTGGGTTGAGTAGCGTTAATACAGCAAATCTTTCTATTCAATCTGTCTGGACTTTACTTATTGTCATGATATTaggaaataatgttttattatctACAGTTCCATTAATCATACGACGTTACTTCTATCAGCAATGGgcgaaaaaagtattaaacactttttctttaaattcatctcatcaaaaattgaatatgaatGGTATATTAAATCGTGAAGTTGTCGAATATCGAGCTCTTACTTGTTTATTAAAGTAtacattgtattattgtattcTTGTACCTTTCTTTTCAACgctttttatttacctttacTTGATAGGAATTAATAGAAATGGTTCAAGTGAATTAAGTAAAGCTAAAGAAAATAAGCTTATTGTaacttcaaataaattgtttttcgcACTTTTTCATTCCGTCTCCGCTTTTTCTAATTGTGGATTTGTTATCcatgaacaaaatttgttaccCTTTGCTTCACATTATGGTGTACTAATTCCTTTAtctttttctatacttttaggTAATACATTTTATCCTATTGCTATATATTTTGTGGTCAAGGTCATGCACCGAATTCATCAACAACGTGATAtgatgcatttaaaaaaaaaaaaaacctcatTCTATGACGGAAATACATTGAATTCCGTTAATAAGACATTATCCTATTCAAAAACTGCAGCAACGCAATTTCTTTTAGATAATCCTAGAAGGTGTTATACTCACATGTTTTCTGAAACTCaaactttttcattattgtgtgTGGcttcttttctattattctCCCAAGTTTTAgctttcatttatttggatttaaatcgattatatttaaaaaaatattccgtaACGAATCGTTTATTGATTGCATGgtttcaaaatgtttcaacTCGAACTGCTGGATTTTCTTGTATTGATGTGACTCGATCGTCTGAAGCTATGAAGCTTTTATGGGtttttttcatgtatattGTATCGTATCCTTTTATATTGGCTGTACGAACATCAACGATTGAAGTAGCACCAACATGTCACTGTTCTGGTTCAATTCATCAAGCTTCCTTTAAATGCGTTCTGTTAAAAGTAACACGGAATTTACGTTATTTCTTCAACTCACAATACTTACATCAAAACTTTCTTcgttcaaaaatttcttctttgtttcctAAATTTCTtgtgaaaaatcgaaaaaagtCAATATCCAGTGTGAATCTATTTCACGATGAAATTTGTCAAAACCACTCAACAAGTATATCTAAAGAAGAGACTTTTGCTTcctataaacattttaataaaacgaatcAAGCACATTGTCACTTTTCACATGAGACTAATATACATCCATTTGAAGAATCTTTATCTTTGACTAAATCAACAGATCACAATCAAGTCGTCGGTCAACGTGATTCATCTCTTACTCATAATCCGTCTCTTTTTGAAACTCCTTCCCGTGAAATTTCTTCTGACATTTTTGCTCATCAAATGTATCGGGTTTTAattcaagacattttttgGCTTTTCTTAGCTACGGTTTGTATTGCGGTTCTAGAAGATACTCAATTTCAAAGTATTCctcgtttaaacattttctcaaTTGTATTTGAAACTGTTAGTGCGTATGGAACGGTCGGGTTATCTCTTGGCGCAAATGATGTCAATGCAGTTAGTTTGTCTGGCCTTCTTTCAAACAtgtctaaatttattttaattattgttatgaTTATGGGTCGGCATCGAAGTTTACCTTTTGCTATTGATCGAGCTGTAAATTTACCTAATCTTCTTCACATGGCTACAGCTGTTTCTATTAATAAGCCTTTAGACAACCACTCTTCTCCTCATCAGATACATCATTACAATGAGTtacaaaatagtaataaaaacaataacaacacACCTTACCCCAAAAAAATACACCAttctttttaaagttttttaattgattgtaattactAAAACTAATACGACTTTCCTTTCAAATGCTGTACAATGCTAATCATTTCAAGCAACCCATTTTTCTTAATGTTGACAGTCAAAGATTGTTTTAAgtaaggaatttttttaaaagaaaaattttaagcgttgaatttgaaaaaaaaaaaattacaataaacattttttaaaaaagtaacttTCCTAGTTTTTTATTCCGTGAGAATGAAGTGACGTCAAAAAAGGAAAGACACTCTTCGGAAGGTTTTCATTTTATCCTGTTAACACACATATTGGAAGCGGTATTAAAGTGCtgcaaatgtttttttttcttatgttgaaaaaaaattgttataaaataacattttttcttacaCTGTTAATGACAATTCATTGAATTGGTTCAgcttattttttatcaaaaacgtgaattattaaatgacatctttttatttaaaaaaaaaatttaattactgttCGGGTATGGACGTGCAGGCGAAATTGTTCTGATTGTGTTCTTTACCATTGCATGAAACCAAAACAAAACTATCCACAAACTTCACTTGATAAGGTGTTCGAAGAAAGTGATGATGATTGGGTGGGCCTGAATGAAAAGTATACTCATATTTATAAGTTAACTCcttatttattgaaatggaAAGGTAATCCTAGAAAGAGGGAACTAGTTGAATGTACCATTGtcaattactttttttgtCTTGTTTTCAAGCTCCAGACGTACCGATTTCCGAGACTTTTGAGCAAATTTCTGATTACTTTTATGATGAACACGCGGATGAATCTGATGAGGAGTGGGTATCTAAAAATTTTCCtggtaataattaaaaaaacacaaatGAGGTggttgaacttttttttaaatcttcttcttttttctccttttatttttagagaaaaacaaacattCCGCTCAAGCTTTATGTTGTGCTGGATGTTTTATAACTATTGCTTACCATAGCCAAATGTACAAAGACTGCGAAATTGGTTattcttaaacaaattatactgctgttttttttttttttctagtgtTTTTCGTCATAAAATGTCAATGTATTTCACATCAGAGCATCTTGTTAATTGTCATATTAAAGTACAAGATGTTTTATCTTGTTCTAGTGAATCCAAACGTTTaaagtgttcgattaaaagaGTTGATGCCTTACGTAAGTTTTTCTtgccaaaataattttgtaaatagttaattgattttatatCAACACAAAACAGCTATGGATTTAACAGACAAGCAAAGCGAGAAATGTCCTTTAAGCAATCCACTAGTTCTCTGTAATAATTGTGAGTGCATCATAGGATTTTATGATACCGTCAAAAAACTTTATACTTTACAGCAAGCTATTCTTTCTCCTGACTAGTTAAATAATGacgcaaaataaaacatagcaaaaataaaacaaacgtaTACATTAGGAAAAGTTATAGCTCCGAATgacttgtaataatatattaaaacgaACAAGCACTATGTCGCTTTACATTAGTTTTATGTTAATAActacaagtaaaaataaattttacaaaactaGGTCGTgccgggattcgaacccaggTTGTCAGATTCAAAGTCTAAAGTGCTAACCACTACACCACACAACCTTGATATCATGCTTCTTTTTGGAGCGACCATCTAAGCGTTCACAGAAATGTAATTGTGCATTTTTGGATGCAATGTGTGCATTGAAAGTGTGTTTGTGAAAACGTTTTTTTGACTATCTATATATAACCAgtaattgattattaaaaaaggttaaatatatttcaatgctCAATGAGTTTCCAGTACACGTTTTACAGTAAGTCGTtaccttttaataaataacaacatCTGTTATACTTTGctacctatttttttttggttccTCACAACgtcttctattaaaaaaaaataatttgaaaattctttaaagGCGTTAATgtataagaaaatgaaatggtAGCGTGTTGattattcaatgaaaaaatgatcatcctcgatttaaatgaaacgacTCCAAACATCGACGATTTCCCCTTGacgaacatttaaaaattttgtgagTAACTTGAAGATGATAGTCGACTGAACAAGGTGAAAGTCTTTAGCGTACAAACAGACAAAAGCCAGTGATACAGACCTTTTCATTTATAAGGAGATGAGTTCCTTGAGGAATCGTTAAAGAAAAGCTATTGGGGATATAATTCTGCACAACGTCGCACGGCATGGGTGGaacaattttatcgttttctcCCCAAATACATAACACTGGTATATCCAATTGGCCAACCTATAAGAGATAGAAAAAAGGGGTAGTACATAAAAAAAACGTCAATTAGAACAATTGACAGGAGCAccatagaaaaaagaaaaggagcaTGCCATAGAGGGAGTTCTAGAACGCAACCTAAAAAAGATTCAATAAATCCCTTCTTTATATAAAGGTTCCAAATATGTAGTGTCCATAAACTTTCAGCTGTTCCGTTTTCAATTTCCTTATGTGTAAATTGCTGAAGGAATAACATGTGACGTTTTCATTATAGGAAAATATATTA contains:
- the LOC128882682 gene encoding uncharacterized protein LOC128882682 isoform X3; the encoded protein is MKPKQNYPQTSLDKVFEESDDDWVGLNEKYTHIYKLTPYLLKWKAPDVPISETFEQISDYFYDEHADESDEEWVSKNFPEKNKHSAQALCCAGCFITIAYHSQIVFRHKMSMYFTSEHLVNCHIKVQDVLSCSSESKRLKCSIKRVDALHKQSEKCPLSNPLVLCNNCECIIGFYDTVKKLYTLQQAILSPD
- the LOC128882682 gene encoding uncharacterized protein LOC128882682 isoform X1, which encodes MKPKQNYPQTSLDKVFEESDDDWVGLNEKYTHIYKLTPYLLKWKAPDVPISETFEQISDYFYDEHADESDEEWVSKNFPEKNKHSAQALCCAGCFITIAYHSQIVFRHKMSMYFTSEHLVNCHIKVQDVLSCSSESKRLKCSIKRVDALPMDLTDKQSEKCPLSNPLVLCNNCECIIGFYDTVKKLYTLQQAILSPD
- the LOC128882685 gene encoding uncharacterized protein LOC128882685 isoform X2, which gives rise to MTLVGVSAMSVASWRAEATPSYDFSTYPGDKGCNSNTIRYLCIMRPRSIQLCSTFQPKSMKDGDSCWTECGEMECLRKYLVNADYDFAKESSSFDFKLADCSSYSTGRRYCRAIKLIP
- the LOC128882682 gene encoding uncharacterized protein LOC128882682 isoform X2; its protein translation is MKPKQNYPQTSLDKVFEESDDDWVGLNEKYTHIYKLTPYLLKWKDVPISETFEQISDYFYDEHADESDEEWVSKNFPEKNKHSAQALCCAGCFITIAYHSQIVFRHKMSMYFTSEHLVNCHIKVQDVLSCSSESKRLKCSIKRVDALPMDLTDKQSEKCPLSNPLVLCNNCECIIGFYDTVKKLYTLQQAILSPD
- the LOC128882679 gene encoding uncharacterized protein LOC128882679 isoform X2 translates to MEPQNLEFLRESSNFFSKPPALTLLHDDFYFNKNISAPPNCVETNEPNQDSVTKNESVNSTFSEVKTETVPLSNENSNTTEKVDVVSTKKNSIPYDVESENYVIEQAKKEFNTILRQIPIQLLFRSCLSRPAICHEDELWFHRQEDVVLSNLAKRPWEEKPELSGLYNLLKSVPSTTSVYYELCAKRLSQGVIKCRNFVSKEKEDHMLETRSLLEKHGIMRDVEELRTRENSLSIMKITLESRNVFLLTGGKVYPLPQLVKFPTPTNVYPSDSRSIFWSCLMFPLNHMKKVFEKLQPPVLYLPSYDQTATTDEIKKYCGLPCLQFPIAVANYFALAVELKVKVTMSALIKKITANATPETKCVITMDTIREALLDSTLKDFPWDKPHVMRECRFHYIERNIKRLRPEDTPTPNEKEETEINFDISI
- the LOC128882681 gene encoding uncharacterized protein LOC128882681, whose protein sequence is MSIDTVKTYDYKLLTHQQIVKSLRDVNRFLRRPIENFNENVRLHFLQRKENLEKLLQQSKPLKHTKSKEKIKVNEKIRFFEYKKVNRKLCQKRCRLVQLLESSENKSSSEALCLTEEIVNLQNDLLYIQHYPKNKRYISIFLNPDKASSEIVRIREKIFKKILENIQKEQKTKEYSTSHEVHSKDTLFSFEPIEPTATISSLTSKTIENVTAGCTDDHEQKESCKSKTTHIFFD
- the LOC128882685 gene encoding uncharacterized protein LOC128882685 isoform X1, with the protein product MEQLPAYNFFITITLMLVFSYRFFFFCIIFYSYELLQQVKSIRLKTLQRDSETFLCEAVAPESLKENDACWGVCNDGTSKMTICDQSVASWRAEATPSYDFSTYPGDKGCNSNTIRYLCIMRPRSIQLCSTFQPKSMKDGDSCWTECGEMECLRKYLVNADYDFAKESSSFDFKLADCSSYSTGRRYCRAIKLIP
- the LOC128882679 gene encoding uncharacterized protein LOC128882679 isoform X1; the protein is MEPQNLEFLRESSNFFSKPPALTLLHDDFYFNKNISAPPNCVETNEPNQDSVTKNESVNSTFSEVKTETVPLSNENSNTTEKVDVVSTKKNSIPYDVESENYVIEQAKKEFNTILRQIPIQLLFRSCLSRPAICHEDELWFHRQEDVVLSNLAKRPWEEKPELSGLYNLLKSVPSTTSVYYELCAKRLSQGVIKCRNFVSKEKEDHMLETRSLLEKHGIMRDVEELRTRENSLSIMKITLESRNVFLLTGGKVYPLPQLVKFPTPTNVYPSDSRSIFWSCLMFPLNHMKKVFEKLQPPVLYLPSYDQTATTDEIKKYCGLPCLQFPIAVANYFALAVELKVKVTMSALIKKITANATPETKCVITMDTIREALLDSTLKDFPWDKPHVMRECRFHYIERNIKRLRPEDTPTPNEKESDIKVTEDLINNTLS
- the LOC128882682 gene encoding uncharacterized protein LOC128882682 isoform X4, encoding MKPKQNYPQTSLDKVFEESDDDWVGLNEKYTHIYKLTPYLLKWKAPDVPISETFEQISDYFYDEHADESDEEWVSKNFPEKNKHSAQALCCAGCFITIAYHSQIVFRHKMSMYFTSEHLVNCHIKVQDVLSCSSESKRLKCSIKRVDALPMDLTDKQSEKCPLSNPLVLCNNSSYSFS